The sequence GCGGCGTTCCCGGAACACAACTGACACCGGGCGCGTCACGGATTTCCACCGGACGGCTCGAAGGCGCTTTCGCGGCAGCGGGGAGCCATTAACCTGGGGCGCATGGCCCCTCCCGCTCCCTACGTCTCCCGCGTCCCCTTCGAGTCCGTCCACCCGAAGACCCTGGCCGTGTACTGCTCGGACGGGCGCTTCACCGAGGCGGTGGAGGACCTGGCCCACCACCTGGGCCACTCGCGCATCGACACGATGACCCTTCCTGGAGGCCCCGCGCTGCTCAACCGCTGGGCCTCGGACTACCTGGAGAGCGCTGGCTTCACCAAGGCCGCGAACTTCCTCATCGAAGGCCACCACATCGAGGACGTGCTGCTGCTGGCGCACGCGGGGTGCGGCTACTACCACGCGAAGCACAGCGCGCTCGGGCCGGAGTTCGCCGTGGAGCAGCAGCTGAAGGACCTGCACTTCGGCGCGAAGGAGCTGCAGACGGCCTACCCCCACCTGCGCATCCACCTCTTCTACGTGCGCCCCAAGGGCAACACGGTGGAGTTCGAGCCCATCCCCCGCGAGGCCTGAAGCTCGCGGCGACAGGCGTGCTCCGGTCTGCTACTGGAGCCCTGTGAAGACGCAAGACGTAGGCCGGGCGCTCCTGGCGCTGTCCCTGGGTGGCTTCGGCATCGGGACGACCGAGTTCGCCACCATGGGCATCCTCCCGCAGATCGCGAGCGGGCTCGGAACGACGATTCCCCGGAGCGGGCACGTCATCGCCGCCTATGCGATGGGCGTGGTCGTGGGGGCGCCGCTGGTCGCCATCGTGACGGCGCGGATGTCGCGGCGGGCGCTGCTGCTCGTGTTGATGGCGGCGTTCACCGTGGGCAACACGGCCTCGGCGCTGGCGCCCACCATCGACACGCTCATCGCGGCGCGGTTCATCGCGGGGCTGCCGCACGGCGCCTACTTCGGGGTGGGCTCCGTGGTGGGCGCGGAGCTGCTGGGGCCCGGGCGCAAGGGGCGCGCGGTGGCGCTGCTGATGGCGGGGCTCACCATCGCCAACATCATCGGTGTCCCGGCGGCGACGTTCCTCGGGCAGCAGCTGGGCTGGCGGAGCACGTTCCTGCTGGTGGGGGCCATTGGACTGGTGACGCTCACGGCCCTCTGGCTGTGGGTGCCTCACGTGGCCTCGCTGGGAGGCAGCAGCATCCGCCAGGAGCTGTCCGCGCTGCGCCAGCCGCAGGTGTGGTGGACGTCGCTGGTGGGCGCGGTGGGCTTCGGGGGGCTGTTCGCGGTCTACAGCTACGTCGCGCCGACGCTGACGTTCGCGTCGGGCCTGCCGGAGTCGGCGCTGCCATGGGTGCTCGCCCTCTTCGGCGTGGGCATGACGGTGGGGGCGATGCTGGGCGGCCGGCTCACGGACCACTCGGTGACGCTCGCGATGTGGGTGGGGTTTGGCGCGACGACGCTCGTGATGGGCCTGTTCGCGCTCACGGCCACGTCGCCCTGGGCGGCGGTCCCGCTCGTGTTCCTCATCGGAGTCTCGGCGCAGTTCCTGGCGCCCGCGGTGCAGGTGCGGCTCATGGAGGCCTCGCCCGGAGCGCCCTCGCTGGCCGCGTCGATGTCCCACTCCGCGCTGAACATCGCCAACGCGGCGGGGGCGTGGCTGGGAGGCCTGGTCATCGCGGCCGGCTGGGGTTACCTCGCGCCGGCCTGGGCCGCCGTCGTGCTCACCCTCATCGGAGCGGCACTCTTCGCGGTCGCGAACCGTGGCAACGGGCGTCCCGAACAGGAACGCGCCGGGCGCGCCTGAGCCAAAGGAAACCGGTCCCCATCGCCGCCGAAACAGGGCCTGCGGCACGGCTCCATGCACCGAGCGCCCCGTCAGGGGCACCCATCGCCGAAGTCGGGGATCGGGCCTTGGCGCGGCTCAATGAACGGAGCAAGGCGGCTCGCAACTGCCGTCCCGAAGCAAGTCAGCGCGACCAACCGTCACGGACCGCCGCGTCCTGGAGCCCGCGCCGGAGGGCGTCCAGCAGCGACGGAGGGTCGCCCACGCGGAAGGCCTGGAGCCCCGCGTCGAAGTCCGCGCGAGCGCCGGTGACATCCCCTCTCTGAAACCGGAGCCCTCCCCGCTCGTACAGCAGCTCGGGGTCCACCGCCTCCCCCTGCTGGGACGCAAGGGCTTCAGTGAGGTCCGCTTCCGCCGCGTCCACCCGTCCCGCGCGGACACGACAACGGGCCCGCTGCTGGAGCAGCCACGGGTTGCCCCGGTCCTCCGCCAATGCGGCCGTCCAGTCAGCCTCCGCCTCGGCCAGCCGCCCCAGCGCTTCGAGCGACTCCGCGCGCTTCATGTGCAGCACCAGCGCCTTGCGGAAGCCGGCGACCTCCACCTGCGTGAAGCCCTCCACCGCCTCCGCGTGCCGCCCCAGCCGAGCAAGCGCAAGGGCCCGGTGATACCGCGTGGCCACGTGGCCCGGCGCCAGCTCCAGCACGCGGTCGAACCAGGGCAGCGCCTCCGCCGGCTGGCCGCCCCACACGCCCAGCGTCAGCCCCACCTCCACCAGCACCCGCACCTGCGACGGGTGCGCCTCCGCCAGGGACCGGGCCAGCGCGAGCGCCGACGTGTAGCGGCCTCCCCGGCGCAGGCGGTCCACCTCGCGCAGCGGTTCGGACAGCTCCGGGGGCCAGGCCTGTCGTCCGTTGCGTTCCATGGGGCGGGGGCGGTCATCCGGCATTTCGCAGGCACGCCCGAGGGTGTCAAGGCAGCGACTTGACCCGGAAGCCCGGTCGCGAGAAGAGCGCTGACATGAAGCCCTGGGAAACAGTGGAGCGAGCGCAGGTACCGGACGTGGGCGAGGTCGTGCTCGCCCGGCGGGATGAGGAGTTCGTGCTGCGCGTGCGCGGCCAGACGTTGATGTCCAGCCGTCAGCATGGCTCGGAGATGGCCATGGCCGAGGCCGGCTGCGCCAACCTGACGGCGGACGCGCCCGCCCGGGTGCTGGTGGGCGGGCTGGGCTTCGGCTTCACGGTGCGCGCGGTGCTCGACCGGCTGGGGCCGGGGGCGCGCGTCGTGGTCGCTGAGCTGATGTCGCCGGTGGTGGAGTGGAACCGGGGAGTGCTCGCACCGCTGGCGAAGGCGCCGCTGGAGGACCCTCGCGTCACCGTGGTGGAGGGGGACGTGGGCAAGGTGATGCGCAGGCAGCAGGGTGCCTTCGACGTCATCCTGCTCGACGTGGACAACGGCCCGAAGGCCATGACCCACCCCGACAACGACAGCCTCTACGACCTCACCGGCGTGTCGCACGCCTTCAACTCCCTGCGCTCCAACGGAACGTTGGTGGTGTGGAGCGCCGGGCCCTCGGTCGCGTACGTGAAGCTGCTGGAAGAGGTGGGCTTCTCCGTCCAGCTCCTCCACCCCACGGCGCACGGCACCAAGGGGACACGTCACACCCTCTTCGTCGCCCGGCGAGTGCCCAAGGCCAAGAGCACATCGTCGTCCCGGCCGCCGTCCCGCCGCTGAAACCCACCACTCCCTTCAGGAGGTCACAGCCCATGCGGTGCATCCGTCTGTTGTTGCTCGCCGTCGTCCTCGTCAGCGGCGTGGGACACGCCACGGAGCCGGAGCCGATGCCTCCGCATGTGACGTTCCTGCTCTCGTCGAAGGCGCTCCGGGAGCAGCGCCGCATCAACGTCTACACGCCGCCCGGCTACGCCACGACGAAGGGCGTGCGCTACCCGGTCCTCTACATGCCCGACGGCGGCGAGCAGGAGGATTTCCCGCACGTCGCCACCGCCGTGGACACCGCCATCCGAGCCGGAGAGATGCGGCCCGTCATCGTGGTCGGCATCGAGAACACCGAGCGGCGCCGGGACATGACCGGCCCCACGCAGGTCGAGAAGGACAAGGAGATCGCCCCCAGGGTCGGCGGCTCCGCCGCTTTCCGGACCTTCCTCCGCGACGAGCTCATGCCCCATGTGCGCCGCAAGTACCGGGTCACCGACGAGACGGCCATCCTCGGCGAATCGCTCGCGGGGCTGTTCATCGTGGAGACGTTCTTCCTCCAGCCCGGGATGTTCGGAACCTCCATCGCGCTGAGCCCCAGCCTCTGGTGGAACAACGACGAATGGGTGCGTAAGGCCGGAGAGCGGCTCAAGGCGAAGCCGGACCTGAAGGGCACGCTCTACTTCGCGTCGGCCGGTGACGACATCGAGGAGCAGGCCACACGCCTGGCCGAAGCGTTCCGAGCGAACGCGCCCACAGGACTGAAGTGGAAGTACGAGCCCCGGCCCGACCTGCGCCACGCCAACATCTATCGCTCGCTGGAAGCGAAGGTGTTGAGGGAGGCCTTCGCCCCCGCCTCCACGAAGGCCGTCCCCTGAGCAGGTCGCCAGAAGCGCCATGACGCATCCGAAGTGGCCCCACCGGATGCCCTCCAGGCCGTTCATGCAAACGCCCCGCAGCGGAGAGCGGACACGAAGTGCGGTCGCTGCTCACGACGAAGGGCGTCCCAGGAACCGGGCAATGAAGCGCCAGATGCGCGCAGCCCACCGGCCCGGGGAGCCCTGGGGGACGTGAAGCGGCCCATCCGCCACGCGGGCCGTGTCGCCAAAGGCCGCGCCCGTTACCTCCCCATCCGCGCACTCCGCACCGGGCTCACCAGAGACGAGCCCCACGACAGCAGGCACTCGCAGCGCCCCACTGTCGGGCTCCTGGGGAACGTCCTGCACCTGTGAACCGGTGGCAACCCCGGACGCCTCGGAGTCCGCGGCAGTCGACGCGGAGACTTCGAGGCCATGCGCCTCAACGCAAGGGCACGACTCCAACGCATCGTCCCGCCCAGGCGGTGCCACCGCCGCGCCGAAGTCACGGGCCTCCAAACAAGGAGGTGTCTCCAAGGTATCGGAATCGCAGAGGGAGTCCTGAGCAAAGTGGGCCTCGGTGGCCGGGGGTTCCCGAGGAGGAGCGAAGGCGCCCAGCAAGCCCTCATCGCACGCCTTCAGCAACGCCGGCAGCTGGAGCTGGAGCGTCCGCACATCCCGCTCGTTCAGGGCGTGCATCGCGCACGTGGCCCACTGGCCCAGGGCCTCGCCGCCCATGAAGGACAGCAGCCGTACCGCGTTGCCTCGCAGAGCCCGTTGCAGTGACTGGATGAGGAGAAGGTGTCCGGGACGCGCTGCCGCATGGGCCGCCAGCCGCAGCAATTCGAATTCCAACTGCGCGCAGCGCGCCCCGGGCTCCCAGCGCGCCGCGTCCCGGAGCGCGTAACAGACGGACTCCAACTGGCCTATCTGCGACGCGGAGGCCTTCGCGCAGCAGTCAACCAGGAGTTCCACCAGCACCTGCCGCTTGAGGCAGAAGAAGCCCTCCAGCAGTCGCTGACCCTCCTCGGAGCGCGGGTCATGCAACGCCAGGCCCAGGTTCTCCAGTGTCAGTGACTCGTCCAGCGCCACCGCGCGCGTCTTGCGCCCGGGACGCTGCACCACCAGGCCCCGCGCCGCCAGCCGCCGGAACGCCTCACGGACGGTGCCTCGACAGCACCCGAATTCACGCGCCAGCTTCTCTTCCGAGGCGAACTGCCCTCGCGGCAGCATCCCCAGCGAAATGTAGCGCTCCAACTGCTCCTCTACGTACGCAACGAGCCCCACCCGCACCATCACCGTCCTCCTCCTCGCCCAAGCCACGCGCATCCAACCAGATGGGTCTGACATGGACATGAGGGCCCACCGTCCTCGCCAACCGCCGACCCGGTCCGCCCCCCGGACCCATGCGGCGCGAACCTGTCCGACAGTCGGACAGGTTTGTCGGAACCGGGCTCCCGGCGGGCGCGGCTTCCCGCAGGCCCTTCTTCGCGTCCGCGTCAGCACGACGTCGCGGCGCACCGTGAGAAGGACTGCTCCCGTCTGACCGTGGCGGTGTTCGGAAGGCCTTCCCGATGATGTTCAGCCTCTGGAGGTCGCGACGCGCGACAGGCGCGGTTCACGTTCTTCAACCAGGGTGTGCAGCCGATGGACCTCCAGGCGCCCGCGGGGCGGCTGCTGGAGTTTGTGACGAGGGAGGGTGCCATCGACATGGCACACGAAGCGCCCCGGCCGTCTTGGCCTTTCGTGGCATCAACCCTCTTGAGTTGGGGGCCCAAGGCAGCCCCTCAGTCCACGCGGCCAGGGCAGCGTCCGGCATCCTGACGCCCGCTGCTACGGCGCGAGCCGCGCGGCTCCCGTGCCCGTCGCCGCTCGCGGTCGCATCATTCCTGCCGCGACACGCAGGCCCAGCCAGCGGGGCGTGAAGCGCGTCAGGTTGGCCTGGAACCAGTTACGCCATCCCGGCACCACCGACGCCCGGCCCTGGTCCAGGGCCTTGAGGCCGCGCAGCACCACCTCCTCCGCCGTCGCCATGGGGCCCACGGCAGCCTGCTGGGTGCCCACCACTTCGAAGAATGCCGTCCGCACGGGCCCCGGGCACAGGGCGAGCACTCGCACGCCTCGCTCGCGCGTTTCCTCCGACAGCGCCTCCGTGAAGGACAGCACGAACGCCTTGCTGGCCCCGTAGATGGCCATGTACGGCACCGGCTGGAAGCCCGCGATGGAGGCCACGTTGAGGATGCCTCCCACGCCGCGCGCGAGCATGTCCGGCAGGAACAGGTGGCTGGTGTCCACCAGCGACGTGACGTTGAGCATCACCTGTTCATGCTGCCGCGCGAACGGCGCCGCGTCGAAGGACCCGTGCGTGCCAAAGCCCGCGTTGTTGATCAACAGGTCCACTCGCAGCCCCTTCTCCTGGCAGCGCGCGTGCAGCTCACGGCCCGCGCCCTCGCGGCCCAGGTCCAGCGCGATGACCTCCGCCTGGATGTCGTGGGTCTTCGTCAACTCCGCCGCCAGTGCGCGCATCCGGTCCTCGGAGCGGGCCACCAGGATGAGGTCCATGCCGCGCGCCGCCAGCTCTCGGGCGAAGACCTCGCCCAGGCCGGATGACGCGCCCGTCACGAGCGCTCGATGGCCTGCGTAGGGGAAGGCCTTGCCCCGGGGGGCGGGCGGGGCAACCACGGGACGAACAGGAGAGGAGGACGAAGTCGTTTGCATGGGGTTAGAATGTGAGCCAGCGCTCACGTTCTCAACTCGCGTGGTGCTCACATTTCCTTTCGGAGGCCTCATGCCCCGCCGTCCCCCGCCTTCCCGTCGCAGGGCGCCTCGCCAGGAGCGGGCGCAGGCCACGGTTGACGCCATCCTGACCGCGACTGCTCGCGTTCTGCTCAGGGATGGCTACGAGGCCGCGAGCACCAACCGCATCGCCCAGGAGGCAGGGGTGAGCGTGGGTTCGCTCTACCAGTACTTTCCCAGCAAGGAGGGGCTGGTGACGGCGCTGATGGAGCAGCATCGCGCTCGGGGACTGGCGGACTTCGAGGCGGGCCTGGTGCCGCTGGCCGGGCAGCCGCTTCCGGTGGCGATGCGCGCGCTCATCCGGCAGGTGCTCGCGGTGAAGCGGGAGAACCCGCGCCTGCACCAGATGCTGCATGAGCTGATGCCGCGGATGCGCCAGTGGGGCTTGTCGGATGTGTATTCGCAGCGGCTGCACCGGCTGGTGCGAGCGTTCCTCGCGCCCCGCTTCGAGGACCTGCGTCCCCGGAACCTGGACATGGCGGTCTTCATCCTGGTGAACGCGGTGGAGGCGCTGTGCCACACGGCGCTGACGGACCGGCCGGACTACGTGGAGGACGACGCGTTCGTGGATGAAATCGCCGCGCTGGCGATTGGCTATCTGCGTCCGGAGCCGGCCCTGGCGCGGCCCCGGCGTGCAACCCGGGAGCGGGTGGCTCGGATGTGAAGGGCACCACGTCCTTCCGCGAGGAGGGTCCGACGCGCGGCCTTGGAGGGGCGTTCGCGCGCGTGGACCCCCTCCTCGCCGGAAGGAAACCGGTGCGTCAGGGCGGCGCGGGTGCGCGGCCCAGCGGAATCACCAGCGGCCCGGGCAGGTCCGGTCGCGCCAGCACCTCCACCTGCAACCCGAAGGTGCTCGCGATGAGGCCGGGCGTGAGCACATGGGAAGGCGTGCCCGTCTCCACGCACCGGCCCTGGTCCAGCACGGCGAGGCGGTCCGCGTACCGCGCGGCCAGGTTCAGGTCGTGCAGCACCGCGAGCACCGCGCCTCCTTCCCGAGCGAAGGCCCGGGCGCGCTCCAGCACCAGGTGCTGGTGGGACAGGTCCAGGCTCGCCGTCGGCTCATCCAGGAGCAGGTAGCGGTGGCCCTGCGCGGGCGGCGTCCAGAGCTGGGCCAGCACTCGAGCCAGTTGCACGCGCTGGCGTTCTCCGCCGGAGAGCGTGGTGTACGCGCGTGAGGCCAGGTGCTGCGTGTCGGTGGCGTCCAGCGCGGCCCGGGCAATCTCCAGGTCGGACTGTTCGCCGCGCCTGCGGGCGTGCGGGCTGCGCCCCAGGACCGCGACTTCCAACGCGGTGAAGCCGAAGCCCAGGGAGGACTCCTGCGGCAGCACCCCCAGCCGTTGTGCGCGCTCCACGTAGGGCCACTGGCGCAGCGGGCGGCCCTCCAGGAGCACGTCGCCGGACTTGCAGCGCAGCTCGCCCGACAGCGCCGCGAGCATGGATGACTTGCCCGCGCCATTGGGCCCCACCACGGCGAGCACCTCGCCGGGGTGCACCTCCAGCGACAGGGGACCGGCCACCCGGCCCCGTCCCCGCCATACCTCGATGCCGCGCGCCTCCAGGCTCATGCCGCGCTCTTGCGCGCGAGCAGCGCGATGAAGGCGGGCACTCCCAGCACCGACGTGAGCGCTCCTACGGGCAGCTCGGATGGAGCGGCCAGGGTGCGGGCTAGCAGGTCCGATGCGAGGAGTAGCGAGGCTCCTGACAGCGCGGAGGCGGTCAGCAGCCTCCGATGATCAGGACCCAGCGCGATTCTCAGCAGCGCCGGCACCAGCAGGCCCACGAAGCCGATGATGCCGCAGAAGGCTACCGCTGCCCCCACTCCCAGCGCGGCGGCGAGGATGAGCTTGCGCTTGAGCCGCTCCACGTCCACGCCCAGGTGCCATGCCTCACGCTCGCCCAGGAGCATCAGGTTGAGTGCTCGTGCTTCGCTCAGGAGCAATCCCAGCGTCACGCTCAGCGGCAACGCCGCGGCGCCTGCCGCTTCCCACGACGCACCGCCCAGGCTGCCCAGGCTCCAGAACGTGATGGAGCGCAGCTGCGCGTCCGTCGCGCTGTGCGTGAGCAGGCCCATTCCCGCGAACGCTCCCGCGCTCACCGCCACACCCGCCAGCAGCACTCGCGGCGTGTCCGTGCGCCCTCCTCCCGTGCCCAGCCGCAGCGCCAGCAGGGTCGCTCCCAGCGCGCCCACGAACGCCGCTCCCGGCACCACCAGCATCCGGAGCGGTCCCACGCTCGCGGCCAGCGTCACGTCCAGC comes from Corallococcus macrosporus and encodes:
- a CDS encoding alpha/beta hydrolase — translated: MRCIRLLLLAVVLVSGVGHATEPEPMPPHVTFLLSSKALREQRRINVYTPPGYATTKGVRYPVLYMPDGGEQEDFPHVATAVDTAIRAGEMRPVIVVGIENTERRRDMTGPTQVEKDKEIAPRVGGSAAFRTFLRDELMPHVRRKYRVTDETAILGESLAGLFIVETFFLQPGMFGTSIALSPSLWWNNDEWVRKAGERLKAKPDLKGTLYFASAGDDIEEQATRLAEAFRANAPTGLKWKYEPRPDLRHANIYRSLEAKVLREAFAPASTKAVP
- a CDS encoding FadR/GntR family transcriptional regulator, giving the protein MVRVGLVAYVEEQLERYISLGMLPRGQFASEEKLAREFGCCRGTVREAFRRLAARGLVVQRPGRKTRAVALDESLTLENLGLALHDPRSEEGQRLLEGFFCLKRQVLVELLVDCCAKASASQIGQLESVCYALRDAARWEPGARCAQLEFELLRLAAHAAARPGHLLLIQSLQRALRGNAVRLLSFMGGEALGQWATCAMHALNERDVRTLQLQLPALLKACDEGLLGAFAPPREPPATEAHFAQDSLCDSDTLETPPCLEARDFGAAVAPPGRDDALESCPCVEAHGLEVSASTAADSEASGVATGSQVQDVPQEPDSGALRVPAVVGLVSGEPGAECADGEVTGAAFGDTARVADGPLHVPQGSPGRWAARIWRFIARFLGRPSS
- a CDS encoding tetratricopeptide repeat protein; the protein is MERNGRQAWPPELSEPLREVDRLRRGGRYTSALALARSLAEAHPSQVRVLVEVGLTLGVWGGQPAEALPWFDRVLELAPGHVATRYHRALALARLGRHAEAVEGFTQVEVAGFRKALVLHMKRAESLEALGRLAEAEADWTAALAEDRGNPWLLQQRARCRVRAGRVDAAEADLTEALASQQGEAVDPELLYERGGLRFQRGDVTGARADFDAGLQAFRVGDPPSLLDALRRGLQDAAVRDGWSR
- a CDS encoding FecCD family ABC transporter permease, with translation MSASEAMPVPASRPVPARLPGAGPWVTLGLLLGLMVLVSLAVGSMTVPPSAILGSLWEALGLGEASHRLDSTQRAVLLTLRLPRVLMGVMVGAVLATTGAALQALFRNPLVEPGLLGTSSGAALGAVLAIVLDVTLAASVGPLRMLVVPGAAFVGALGATLLALRLGTGGGRTDTPRVLLAGVAVSAGAFAGMGLLTHSATDAQLRSITFWSLGSLGGASWEAAGAAALPLSVTLGLLLSEARALNLMLLGEREAWHLGVDVERLKRKLILAAALGVGAAVAFCGIIGFVGLLVPALLRIALGPDHRRLLTASALSGASLLLASDLLARTLAAPSELPVGALTSVLGVPAFIALLARKSAA
- a CDS encoding heme ABC transporter ATP-binding protein yields the protein MSLEARGIEVWRGRGRVAGPLSLEVHPGEVLAVVGPNGAGKSSMLAALSGELRCKSGDVLLEGRPLRQWPYVERAQRLGVLPQESSLGFGFTALEVAVLGRSPHARRRGEQSDLEIARAALDATDTQHLASRAYTTLSGGERQRVQLARVLAQLWTPPAQGHRYLLLDEPTASLDLSHQHLVLERARAFAREGGAVLAVLHDLNLAARYADRLAVLDQGRCVETGTPSHVLTPGLIASTFGLQVEVLARPDLPGPLVIPLGRAPAPP
- a CDS encoding TetR/AcrR family transcriptional regulator encodes the protein MPRRPPPSRRRAPRQERAQATVDAILTATARVLLRDGYEAASTNRIAQEAGVSVGSLYQYFPSKEGLVTALMEQHRARGLADFEAGLVPLAGQPLPVAMRALIRQVLAVKRENPRLHQMLHELMPRMRQWGLSDVYSQRLHRLVRAFLAPRFEDLRPRNLDMAVFILVNAVEALCHTALTDRPDYVEDDAFVDEIAALAIGYLRPEPALARPRRATRERVARM
- a CDS encoding MFS transporter — translated: MKTQDVGRALLALSLGGFGIGTTEFATMGILPQIASGLGTTIPRSGHVIAAYAMGVVVGAPLVAIVTARMSRRALLLVLMAAFTVGNTASALAPTIDTLIAARFIAGLPHGAYFGVGSVVGAELLGPGRKGRAVALLMAGLTIANIIGVPAATFLGQQLGWRSTFLLVGAIGLVTLTALWLWVPHVASLGGSSIRQELSALRQPQVWWTSLVGAVGFGGLFAVYSYVAPTLTFASGLPESALPWVLALFGVGMTVGAMLGGRLTDHSVTLAMWVGFGATTLVMGLFALTATSPWAAVPLVFLIGVSAQFLAPAVQVRLMEASPGAPSLAASMSHSALNIANAAGAWLGGLVIAAGWGYLAPAWAAVVLTLIGAALFAVANRGNGRPEQERAGRA
- a CDS encoding carbonic anhydrase, with translation MAPPAPYVSRVPFESVHPKTLAVYCSDGRFTEAVEDLAHHLGHSRIDTMTLPGGPALLNRWASDYLESAGFTKAANFLIEGHHIEDVLLLAHAGCGYYHAKHSALGPEFAVEQQLKDLHFGAKELQTAYPHLRIHLFYVRPKGNTVEFEPIPREA
- a CDS encoding SDR family NAD(P)-dependent oxidoreductase — protein: MTGASSGLGEVFARELAARGMDLILVARSEDRMRALAAELTKTHDIQAEVIALDLGREGAGRELHARCQEKGLRVDLLINNAGFGTHGSFDAAPFARQHEQVMLNVTSLVDTSHLFLPDMLARGVGGILNVASIAGFQPVPYMAIYGASKAFVLSFTEALSEETRERGVRVLALCPGPVRTAFFEVVGTQQAAVGPMATAEEVVLRGLKALDQGRASVVPGWRNWFQANLTRFTPRWLGLRVAAGMMRPRAATGTGAARLAP